Proteins encoded in a region of the Sulfurimonas marina genome:
- a CDS encoding aldo/keto reductase: MSYATLEDTYNFAKKFAHYKDFYTKSNGLVFSKLGLGTFTKEPYKEENYVFHYIEGVKEAVRQGINLIDTASNYRYGQSEKEIGEALKELMDAKEVSREELIISSKGGFIQLEYPFPENPYTWIDENIIEAGLATKEDIELDQHCMTPDFLEWSCKRSLNNLGVNSLDIYYLHNPEMQLLRLGEKKFYKHIEKIFERFEKLADEGLFQSYGVAVWNGFTSETKDERISLEKLVECAIRVAGMNHRFKYIQVPFNMGKTAAYTNPTQKVDGVECSVVNAAHNLGIGVMSSSSLLQMNLFKKSFSAETGVVLDNTMTLKNDVQLALQFVRSTPGIISSLFGSKTPVNVRENCEISKVKAVPRSKYDLLYRL, translated from the coding sequence ATGAGTTACGCAACATTAGAAGACACTTACAATTTTGCTAAGAAATTTGCACACTATAAAGATTTTTACACAAAATCGAATGGACTTGTATTTTCTAAATTAGGGCTGGGTACTTTTACCAAAGAGCCTTATAAAGAGGAAAATTATGTTTTTCATTATATAGAGGGTGTTAAAGAAGCAGTGAGACAGGGTATTAACCTAATCGATACTGCAAGTAATTACCGTTACGGGCAAAGTGAAAAAGAGATCGGCGAAGCACTCAAAGAACTTATGGATGCAAAAGAAGTAAGTAGAGAAGAGTTGATCATATCTTCTAAAGGGGGATTTATTCAACTCGAATATCCATTCCCTGAAAATCCTTATACTTGGATCGATGAAAATATTATAGAAGCGGGTCTTGCGACTAAAGAAGATATTGAACTTGACCAACATTGTATGACTCCGGACTTTTTAGAGTGGAGTTGTAAAAGAAGTTTAAATAACCTGGGAGTAAACAGTTTAGATATCTATTATCTTCACAACCCTGAGATGCAGCTTTTGCGTTTGGGAGAAAAAAAGTTTTACAAACATATAGAAAAGATCTTTGAGCGTTTTGAAAAACTTGCAGATGAGGGGCTTTTCCAAAGTTACGGCGTAGCAGTTTGGAACGGTTTTACATCAGAAACCAAAGATGAACGTATAAGCTTAGAGAAGTTAGTTGAGTGTGCCATTAGAGTAGCAGGGATGAATCATAGATTTAAATATATTCAAGTACCTTTTAATATGGGTAAAACTGCCGCATATACTAATCCTACGCAAAAAGTTGACGGAGTAGAGTGTAGTGTTGTCAATGCTGCACATAATTTGGGTATCGGTGTGATGAGCTCATCTTCACTTCTACAGATGAATCTGTTTAAAAAATCTTTTTCAGCTGAAACAGGAGTAGTACTAGATAATACGATGACTTTAAAAAATGATGTGCAGCTTGCCTTACAGTTTGTCCGTTCAACGCCGGGAATTATCAGTTCTCTTTTTGGTTCTAAAACACCAGTGAATGTACGAGAAAATTGTGAAATCTCAAAAGTAAAAGCAGTACCGAGATCGAAGTACGATCTACTTTATAGGCTTTAA
- a CDS encoding sigma-54 interaction domain-containing protein: MDNMFGQCEQCLTHKELKVLYDIASLISDSRDIKKSLEKSLLALKNSLQLENCVIYKLDDENLSVFASLGFSKFQKVNSEYKLGEGATGLAAKSMEPVVIENIHNDILFLNKSGNKTNHTLSYIAVPMIAEDDVIGVIGANLTKDTEIDYEATIRILTIISSLFAQYINSYTVVEQEKERLKELKLYYKMEWDSKVHNFGDIIGDSPKMQTVYQVIERIAQSDVTVLVRGETGTGKELVAAAIHKRSKRAEEPFIKLNCAAITDTLLESELFGHEKGAFTDAKETRKGRFELADGGTLFLDEIGDISASAQVKLLRVLQEREFERVGGSKTIRVNVRLVAATNRDLEQMVKDGEFREDLYYRLNVIPIDLPPLRKRGEDIKLLVNFFLERSMKNHKKIVKITDEAMEQLMSYPWPGNVRELENTIERIVLMGSEEGITASDMMLLLPALNNEKLIGEYCPMPTENMTLEEIEKDALVRALEKSGGNQAEAAKVLGLTQRQIGYKVKKYGI, from the coding sequence ATGGATAATATGTTTGGACAATGTGAACAATGCTTAACGCACAAAGAATTAAAAGTACTCTATGATATAGCGTCATTGATCTCAGATTCAAGAGATATAAAAAAATCATTAGAAAAAAGTTTATTGGCACTGAAGAACTCTTTGCAGTTAGAAAATTGTGTTATTTATAAACTTGATGATGAGAACTTAAGTGTGTTTGCTTCACTGGGATTTAGTAAATTTCAAAAAGTAAACTCTGAGTATAAACTCGGTGAGGGTGCAACCGGTCTTGCAGCAAAAAGTATGGAACCTGTTGTGATTGAAAATATTCACAACGACATACTTTTTTTGAACAAATCGGGAAATAAAACTAATCATACACTCTCATATATAGCTGTTCCTATGATAGCTGAAGATGATGTAATTGGTGTAATCGGTGCAAACTTAACTAAAGATACAGAGATTGACTATGAAGCAACTATCCGTATCCTAACTATTATCAGCTCATTATTCGCACAGTATATAAACTCATATACTGTTGTAGAACAGGAAAAAGAAAGATTAAAAGAATTAAAACTATATTACAAAATGGAATGGGATTCAAAAGTGCACAATTTCGGTGACATAATCGGTGATTCTCCAAAGATGCAAACTGTGTATCAAGTGATCGAACGTATTGCACAAAGTGATGTGACTGTACTTGTACGCGGTGAAACGGGAACAGGTAAAGAACTCGTAGCAGCAGCTATACATAAACGTTCTAAGCGTGCAGAGGAACCGTTCATTAAACTAAACTGTGCAGCGATTACGGATACACTGTTAGAGAGTGAACTTTTCGGACATGAAAAGGGTGCATTTACCGATGCAAAAGAGACAAGAAAAGGGCGTTTCGAATTAGCTGACGGCGGGACACTTTTCTTAGATGAGATCGGGGATATCTCCGCATCAGCTCAGGTAAAACTCTTACGTGTTCTTCAAGAGAGAGAGTTTGAGCGTGTAGGTGGTAGTAAAACTATTCGAGTAAACGTGCGTTTGGTGGCGGCTACAAACAGGGACCTCGAACAGATGGTAAAAGATGGAGAGTTCAGAGAAGACCTCTACTATCGTTTAAATGTTATTCCGATCGACCTGCCGCCGCTTAGAAAACGTGGAGAAGATATTAAACTATTGGTGAATTTTTTCTTGGAACGCTCTATGAAAAATCACAAGAAAATAGTGAAAATTACAGACGAAGCTATGGAACAGTTAATGTCGTACCCTTGGCCGGGTAATGTTCGTGAACTGGAAAATACGATCGAGCGTATCGTACTTATGGGTAGTGAAGAGGGAATTACGGCAAGTGATATGATGCTTCTTCTTCCTGCACTTAACAATGAAAAACTCATAGGTGAGTATTGTCCGATGCCTACAGAAAATATGACTCTTGAAGAGATTGAAAAAGATGCACTTGTAAGAGCTTTGGAGAAAAGTGGCGGTAATCAAGCTGAAGCGGCAAAAGTGTTAGGACTGACACAAAGACAAATTGGATATAAGGTGAAAAAGTATGGAATCTAG
- a CDS encoding SIR2 family protein — MDNVVEKLKSGELIPFIGLGVFEHTKAKDGSDLPYDSDSMILALNNGRAMSPRLMYEYSRAAMSLEQRKGREFIVQMTNHIYASKEYDLPFTYEYLKTIQPKYMIDTNVDDSGCKVYEDVPHFMITGVSRITADYDRFLIYKYDPKTKEYTRVEKEELDDSLPILFKPMGCMKPEMNFIISDADFVDWLTEAMGGYALPPFLKDYKKDKSYLFLGVDFSRDTFRMVAHETTLGLDTGLVVTPKEELTKKENKFVTTHNLEVLQQDCDTFLKAL, encoded by the coding sequence ATGGATAATGTCGTAGAAAAATTGAAAAGTGGGGAGCTTATTCCATTTATAGGATTAGGTGTTTTTGAACATACAAAAGCTAAAGACGGAAGCGATTTGCCTTATGACAGTGACAGTATGATACTGGCACTTAATAACGGTCGTGCAATGAGCCCGAGACTGATGTACGAATACTCTCGTGCAGCTATGAGCTTGGAACAAAGAAAAGGGCGTGAGTTTATTGTTCAGATGACAAACCACATCTACGCTTCAAAAGAGTACGATCTTCCTTTCACGTACGAATATCTCAAAACTATACAGCCAAAATATATGATCGATACAAATGTAGATGACAGCGGATGTAAAGTGTATGAGGATGTCCCACACTTTATGATTACGGGAGTCTCTCGTATTACGGCTGATTACGATAGATTTCTTATCTACAAATATGATCCGAAAACAAAAGAGTACACAAGAGTTGAAAAAGAGGAACTAGATGATTCTTTACCGATTCTTTTTAAACCTATGGGGTGTATGAAGCCGGAGATGAACTTTATCATCTCTGATGCAGATTTTGTTGACTGGTTGACTGAAGCGATGGGCGGATATGCACTTCCACCGTTTCTAAAAGATTACAAAAAAGATAAATCATATCTGTTTTTAGGGGTGGATTTCTCACGTGACACTTTTAGAATGGTGGCACATGAAACTACTTTAGGATTAGATACAGGCCTGGTAGTTACACCGAAAGAGGAACTTACAAAAAAAGAGAACAAATTTGTAACTACACACAATCTTGAAGTATTACAACAAGATTGTGACACTTTTTTAAAGGCTTTATAA
- the nifK gene encoding nitrogenase molybdenum-iron protein subunit beta, whose translation MQDVENIVNGQKLFLKEEYQEVLKNKKQFEGAMGAVNPAKVEEVAEWTKTWDYREKNLAREAITVNPAKACQPLGAIMAGLGFENTMPYVHGSHGCVAYFRSYFTRHFKEPTPCVSDSMSESAAVFGGLANMKDGLRNCNAMYKPDHIAVSTTCMAEVIGDDLNAFITGAREDAEGELDDLPITYAHTPSFVGSHITGYDNMMKSMLEQLNPSKSEKVVEEGRINIIPGFEPYLGSLAEVKEIAAMFSDKIHMLGDHEAQWNTGAGGYSLYAGGTPMDIAKTAINAETTVSLQKYSTVQTAKTIKNKWKQGYETCNPIGLAGTDAFVMKLAELTGKEVPEELKAQRGQLVDAMQDSYPYMHGKKFAVYGDPDFLLGLVSFIVEMGGIPTHVLCHNAPRKGWEADMQAIIDKSQWAEDCQIWPGKDLWHLRSLLFTEPVDFMIGNVYGKELYRDTGTPLIRIGFPIFDRHHLHRYSMSGYKGALNLLTWITNAVLDQLDEETKDIAKTDYFFDCVR comes from the coding sequence ATGCAAGACGTAGAAAACATTGTAAATGGTCAGAAACTTTTCTTAAAAGAAGAGTATCAAGAAGTACTAAAAAACAAAAAACAATTCGAAGGTGCTATGGGTGCTGTTAACCCTGCTAAAGTAGAAGAAGTAGCTGAGTGGACTAAAACTTGGGATTACCGTGAGAAAAACCTTGCTCGTGAGGCTATCACAGTTAACCCTGCAAAAGCTTGTCAACCACTAGGTGCTATCATGGCTGGTTTAGGGTTTGAGAACACTATGCCATATGTTCATGGTTCACATGGTTGTGTTGCTTACTTCCGTTCATACTTTACACGTCACTTCAAAGAGCCGACACCATGTGTATCTGACTCTATGAGTGAATCTGCAGCGGTATTCGGTGGTCTTGCAAATATGAAAGATGGTTTACGTAACTGTAACGCTATGTATAAACCAGATCACATTGCTGTATCTACTACTTGTATGGCAGAAGTTATCGGTGATGACTTAAATGCGTTTATTACTGGTGCTAGAGAAGATGCTGAGGGTGAATTAGATGATTTACCAATCACTTATGCTCACACTCCATCATTCGTAGGTAGCCACATCACTGGTTACGATAACATGATGAAATCTATGCTTGAGCAACTTAATCCTTCAAAAAGTGAAAAAGTTGTTGAAGAGGGTCGTATCAACATCATCCCTGGTTTTGAACCGTACCTAGGTTCTTTAGCAGAGGTTAAAGAGATTGCTGCAATGTTCAGTGATAAGATCCATATGCTTGGTGATCACGAAGCTCAATGGAATACTGGTGCTGGTGGATATTCATTATACGCTGGTGGTACTCCAATGGATATCGCTAAAACTGCTATCAATGCTGAGACAACTGTTTCTTTACAAAAATACTCTACAGTGCAAACTGCTAAGACTATTAAAAACAAATGGAAACAAGGTTATGAAACTTGTAATCCAATCGGTTTAGCTGGAACTGACGCATTCGTTATGAAACTTGCTGAACTTACTGGTAAAGAAGTACCTGAAGAGTTAAAAGCTCAACGTGGCCAACTTGTTGATGCTATGCAGGATTCTTACCCGTACATGCACGGTAAAAAGTTCGCAGTATATGGAGATCCTGACTTCTTACTAGGTCTTGTATCTTTCATCGTTGAGATGGGTGGTATTCCAACACACGTTCTTTGTCACAATGCACCAAGAAAAGGTTGGGAAGCTGATATGCAAGCTATCATCGACAAATCTCAATGGGCTGAAGATTGTCAAATCTGGCCTGGTAAAGACTTATGGCACTTACGTTCATTACTATTCACTGAGCCGGTAGACTTTATGATCGGTAACGTATATGGTAAAGAGCTTTACCGTGATACTGGTACTCCACTAATCAGAATTGGTTTCCCAATTTTTGATAGACACCACCTACATAGATACTCTATGAGTGGTTACAAAGGTGCTTTAAACCTTCTTACATGGATCACAAATGCTGTTCTTGATCAACTTGATGAAGAAACAAAAGATATAGCAAAAACTGACTATTTCTTCGACTGTGTAAGATAA
- the clpX gene encoding ATP-dependent Clp protease ATP-binding subunit ClpX has translation MSDLVCDFCGKSVKEVEKIFSAENAHICNECIGTCSDIIAKEHLKKERAQFQKGLNIPTQIKEHLDNYVIGQEEAKKVLSVALYSHYKRIDKPTFKNVEIEKSNILLVGPTGSGKTLLAKSLAKIMDVPFAVADATALTEAGYVGEDVESILSRLLASADYDIERAQKGIIYIDEIDKIANKSESATSGRDVSGEGVQQGLLKILEGGEVYVPLKGSRKSSSAETVLFDTTHVLFICGGAFVGLVGDDEHKKKFKPKKMGFLKSGDDEQSQKEIESKDLINFGLIPEFIGRIPVIATLNPLSIEDLIRVLKEPKNAIIKQYQALFELDGMELEFSDDALEAIAKEADEKGVGARGLRGIIEKIMLPLQYELPAREGVEACIITNDFIEGKKDVELRFEEVKKEAE, from the coding sequence ATGAGTGATTTAGTTTGTGACTTTTGTGGTAAAAGCGTAAAAGAGGTTGAAAAGATTTTCAGTGCAGAAAATGCACATATCTGTAACGAGTGTATAGGTACTTGTTCAGACATCATTGCTAAAGAGCATCTCAAAAAAGAGCGTGCACAGTTTCAAAAGGGGTTAAATATTCCAACACAGATTAAGGAACATTTGGACAATTATGTAATTGGACAAGAGGAAGCAAAAAAAGTGCTTTCAGTTGCTCTGTATTCCCACTACAAACGTATAGATAAACCAACTTTTAAAAATGTAGAGATCGAAAAAAGTAATATCTTGCTTGTTGGACCGACGGGAAGCGGTAAGACACTTTTAGCGAAATCGCTTGCAAAAATTATGGATGTGCCTTTTGCGGTCGCCGATGCTACTGCACTCACGGAAGCGGGATATGTAGGAGAAGATGTTGAGTCTATCCTTTCTCGTCTTTTAGCTTCGGCTGACTATGACATAGAGCGTGCACAAAAAGGGATCATCTACATCGATGAGATCGACAAAATTGCAAACAAAAGTGAAAGTGCGACAAGCGGTCGTGATGTTTCGGGTGAAGGTGTACAGCAAGGACTTCTGAAAATTTTAGAAGGTGGTGAAGTGTATGTCCCTTTAAAAGGGAGTCGTAAAAGCTCTTCGGCAGAGACTGTACTCTTTGACACGACACACGTACTTTTCATCTGTGGTGGTGCTTTTGTCGGCCTTGTAGGGGATGATGAGCACAAGAAAAAATTTAAACCTAAAAAGATGGGATTTTTAAAATCAGGTGATGATGAACAGTCTCAAAAAGAGATAGAATCTAAAGACCTAATAAACTTCGGGCTTATCCCTGAGTTTATAGGGCGTATACCTGTGATAGCAACACTTAACCCTCTCTCAATTGAAGACCTCATTCGCGTACTTAAAGAACCGAAAAATGCGATTATTAAACAGTACCAGGCCCTATTTGAACTTGACGGCATGGAGCTTGAGTTTAGCGATGATGCACTTGAAGCGATAGCAAAAGAAGCTGATGAAAAAGGTGTAGGGGCTCGTGGTCTGCGCGGAATTATCGAGAAGATTATGTTACCGCTTCAGTATGAACTTCCTGCAAGAGAAGGTGTAGAGGCTTGTATTATTACCAATGATTTTATCGAAGGTAAAAAAGATGTAGAGCTTCGTTTCGAAGAAGTTAAAAAGGAAGCAGAGTAA
- the nifT gene encoding putative nitrogen fixation protein NifT, with amino-acid sequence MAKVMLRENEGEIFFYIAKKDMEETIESLEFNSEEKWGGEVELSNGETWWIQPGPKNLPKEEVCKKIAD; translated from the coding sequence ATGGCAAAAGTTATGTTACGTGAAAATGAGGGAGAGATATTTTTTTATATTGCAAAAAAAGATATGGAAGAGACTATAGAGTCTTTAGAGTTTAATAGTGAAGAAAAATGGGGTGGAGAAGTTGAACTGAGTAACGGTGAAACTTGGTGGATTCAACCTGGCCCTAAAAACTTACCAAAAGAGGAAGTTTGTAAGAAGATTGCTGATTGA
- a CDS encoding L-aspartate oxidase encodes MIYDVIVVGSGVAGLMAAIEAKTSSNKVALITKGNLFKSNSSIASGGINAVLDPNEKEGIHFHVVDTIRACFGLENKKAITYMCERAPYMIKKLVDYGVEFDRDKDGNIAQRSFGGGRTQRTCYVGDKTGSAITQALIKKAKSVGITFLANNFVMNLTSLNNRISGVVALRRSDSSVVVYPAKSVVLAGGGYAGIYRGHTTNAQDYSGDMLAIALRAGLTLKDMEFVQFHPTGLHKTSYLVSEAARGEGGYLINEKGERFVNELERRNVVSYAISQQIEAGHKVYIDLRHLPKEKIETKLPSLYKAAYNQAGIDVTKEVLEIRPLAHYSMGGIESNMTKTSIKGLFVCGECAAEGVHGANRLGGNSLLEGVVFGELAGENALEFTQNKEFLPIDYNLVIKDQKMVDWIFDMDTSKNFNAMRVSMGETMFKNAGIHRSETSLQKAFDYLKYLRNETITLHCIDKGRHNNVELISILELRNALEVAEAVVLAAMFREESRGAHHRDDFVKDDISLQKSILISEPKKGYFDVRYEDKGFIKFIRNLFKG; translated from the coding sequence ATGATCTATGACGTAATTGTAGTCGGCAGTGGTGTTGCCGGATTGATGGCAGCTATTGAAGCAAAAACCAGCAGCAATAAGGTAGCACTTATTACGAAAGGGAACTTGTTTAAATCAAACTCTTCTATTGCAAGCGGGGGGATTAATGCAGTCCTTGACCCAAATGAAAAAGAGGGAATCCACTTTCATGTAGTAGATACTATAAGAGCTTGTTTCGGGCTTGAAAACAAAAAAGCGATCACCTATATGTGTGAGAGAGCTCCATATATGATCAAGAAACTGGTTGACTACGGTGTAGAGTTTGACAGAGATAAAGATGGAAACATTGCTCAAAGAAGTTTCGGCGGAGGTCGAACACAAAGAACGTGTTATGTAGGTGACAAAACTGGTTCTGCAATTACTCAGGCCCTTATAAAAAAAGCAAAAAGTGTAGGTATAACTTTTCTTGCAAACAATTTTGTAATGAACCTGACAAGTTTAAATAATCGTATAAGCGGTGTTGTAGCTCTAAGACGATCTGACTCTTCGGTAGTGGTATATCCTGCAAAATCTGTAGTACTCGCGGGAGGCGGTTATGCAGGGATCTATCGCGGTCATACTACAAATGCTCAAGACTATTCGGGAGATATGCTCGCCATTGCACTACGAGCAGGACTCACTCTCAAAGATATGGAGTTTGTTCAGTTTCATCCGACAGGTCTTCATAAAACTTCCTACCTTGTAAGTGAAGCTGCCCGAGGTGAGGGCGGTTATTTAATCAATGAAAAAGGGGAGCGTTTTGTCAATGAGTTAGAGCGTCGAAATGTAGTGAGTTACGCAATATCGCAACAGATTGAAGCGGGGCATAAAGTTTATATAGATCTTCGTCACCTTCCAAAAGAGAAGATCGAAACAAAACTGCCTAGTTTATATAAAGCCGCATACAATCAAGCAGGAATCGATGTAACAAAAGAGGTGTTAGAGATACGCCCCTTGGCTCATTACTCTATGGGTGGAATTGAATCAAATATGACAAAAACATCTATAAAAGGACTTTTTGTCTGTGGTGAATGTGCTGCAGAAGGGGTACACGGGGCAAATAGATTAGGGGGGAACTCACTCTTAGAGGGTGTTGTTTTTGGAGAACTTGCAGGGGAGAATGCCCTTGAGTTTACACAAAACAAAGAGTTCCTGCCGATTGATTACAATCTGGTTATTAAAGATCAAAAGATGGTAGATTGGATCTTTGATATGGATACCTCGAAAAACTTTAATGCAATGCGTGTGAGCATGGGGGAAACAATGTTCAAAAATGCCGGAATACATAGAAGTGAAACAAGTTTACAAAAGGCATTTGACTATTTGAAATATCTGCGTAATGAAACAATTACGCTCCATTGTATAGATAAGGGACGACACAATAATGTAGAGCTGATCTCAATTTTAGAATTAAGAAATGCTTTAGAAGTTGCAGAAGCCGTTGTTCTTGCGGCGATGTTTAGAGAGGAGAGCAGAGGTGCCCACCATCGTGATGATTTTGTCAAAGATGATATATCTTTACAAAAATCAATCTTGATAAGTGAGCCTAAAAAAGGGTATTTTGATGTGCGTTATGAAGATAAAGGGTTCATCAAGTTTATACGAAATTTATTTAAAGGATAG
- the nifD gene encoding nitrogenase molybdenum-iron protein alpha chain, translating to MGPETLEALQKEAIEEVLEVYPAKAAKNRAKHLGVDTPEGVKGACDKTRSNKQTVPGVMSQRGCAYAGSKGVVWGPIKDMIHISHGPVGCGQYSRAGRRNYYIGTTGVDTFVTMNFTTDFSEKDIVFGGDKKLKKALEEIDELFPLNNGISIQSECPIGLIGDDISAVAKIHKKESSKPTVAVSCEGFRGVSQSLGHHIANDMIRDEVMPDAAARADFDATDYDVAIIGDYNIGGDAWATRILLEEIGLRVIAQWSGDASYKELAIAPKAKLNLLHCYRSMNYISRHMEQEFGIPWMEYNFFGPSKTTESLRKIAAFFDESIQKKAEEVIAKYTAMTDAVIAKYKPKLEGKQVMLYVGGLRPRHVIGAYEDLGMEVVGTGYEFAHGDDYKRTKDDIARSTLIYDDVNEYELEKFVKKLKPDLVAAGVKEKYVFQKMGLPFRQMHSWDYSGPYHGYDAFAVFAKDMDLAMNSPVWNHTTAPWEKEEVGA from the coding sequence ATGGGACCAGAAACATTAGAAGCTTTACAGAAAGAAGCTATTGAAGAGGTTTTAGAAGTTTACCCAGCCAAAGCGGCTAAAAACAGAGCAAAACACTTAGGTGTTGATACTCCAGAGGGTGTAAAAGGTGCTTGTGACAAAACACGTTCAAACAAGCAAACAGTACCAGGTGTTATGTCTCAACGTGGTTGTGCATATGCGGGTTCTAAAGGGGTTGTATGGGGTCCTATTAAAGATATGATCCACATTTCTCACGGTCCTGTTGGTTGTGGTCAGTATTCACGTGCTGGTCGTCGTAACTACTATATCGGTACTACTGGTGTTGATACATTCGTTACTATGAACTTTACTACAGACTTTAGTGAAAAAGATATCGTATTTGGTGGGGATAAAAAACTTAAAAAAGCTCTTGAAGAGATCGATGAGTTATTTCCATTAAACAACGGTATTTCAATTCAGTCTGAGTGTCCAATCGGTCTAATCGGTGATGATATCTCTGCTGTTGCAAAAATTCATAAAAAAGAGAGCTCAAAACCAACTGTTGCTGTATCTTGTGAAGGTTTCCGTGGTGTATCTCAGTCACTTGGTCACCACATTGCAAATGATATGATCCGTGATGAAGTTATGCCAGATGCTGCAGCTCGTGCTGATTTTGACGCAACTGATTATGATGTAGCTATTATCGGGGACTACAACATCGGTGGTGATGCTTGGGCAACTCGTATCTTACTTGAAGAGATCGGTTTAAGAGTTATTGCACAATGGTCAGGTGATGCATCTTATAAAGAGTTAGCTATTGCTCCAAAAGCGAAGTTAAACTTACTTCACTGTTACCGTTCAATGAACTACATCTCTCGTCATATGGAACAAGAGTTCGGTATCCCTTGGATGGAATATAACTTCTTTGGACCAAGTAAAACTACTGAGTCTTTAAGAAAAATTGCTGCTTTCTTTGATGAGTCTATTCAGAAAAAAGCAGAAGAAGTTATTGCTAAATATACAGCTATGACTGATGCAGTTATCGCAAAATATAAGCCGAAATTAGAGGGTAAACAAGTAATGCTTTACGTTGGTGGTTTACGTCCTCGTCACGTTATCGGTGCATATGAAGACCTTGGTATGGAAGTAGTTGGTACTGGTTATGAGTTCGCTCACGGTGATGACTATAAACGTACAAAAGACGATATCGCACGTTCAACTCTTATCTATGATGATGTTAATGAGTATGAGCTTGAAAAATTCGTTAAAAAATTAAAACCGGATTTAGTAGCTGCCGGTGTAAAAGAGAAATATGTATTCCAAAAAATGGGTCTTCCATTTAGACAAATGCACTCTTGGGATTACTCTGGTCCTTACCACGGGTATGACGCATTCGCAGTATTCGCAAAAGATATGGACTTAGCTATGAACTCTCCAGTATGGAATCATACTACAGCACCATGGGAAAAAGAAGAGGTAGGAGCTTAA
- a CDS encoding TOBE domain-containing protein — protein MKISARNQLSGIVEYLEEGTVNTSVYIKLQSGYTLVSVITNTAVEDLNLQLGDEVLAFFKSSSALITTDVTLNISARNKFQGKIEEIKEGRVTAEIDIAIGNTDKIASVITKVSTNSLGLKIGDNVSAIIKASDIMIAK, from the coding sequence ATGAAAATAAGTGCTAGAAATCAATTGAGTGGAATTGTTGAGTATCTCGAAGAGGGAACTGTAAACACTTCTGTATACATTAAGCTCCAAAGTGGTTATACGCTTGTAAGTGTTATAACTAATACAGCTGTAGAAGATTTGAACCTTCAACTTGGCGATGAAGTGCTTGCTTTTTTTAAATCAAGCTCGGCTCTTATAACTACCGATGTTACATTAAACATCAGTGCAAGAAACAAGTTTCAAGGAAAAATAGAAGAGATTAAAGAGGGTAGAGTTACTGCTGAGATAGATATAGCAATAGGAAATACCGATAAAATAGCTTCAGTTATAACAAAAGTTTCTACCAACTCTTTAGGCCTAAAAATAGGTGATAACGTAAGTGCAATAATAAAAGCATCAGATATTATGATCGCAAAATAG